In a single window of the Trypanosoma brucei brucei TREU927 chromosome 6, complete sequence genome:
- a CDS encoding receptor-type adenylate cyclase GRESAG 4, putative (similar to SP:Q99279: Receptor-type adenylate cyclase GRESAG 4.1 (EC 4.6.1.1) (ATPpyrophosphate-lyase) (Adenylyl cyclase). {Trypanosoma brucei brucei}), with product MSWQEGGGRGCVCPHGNCRRNLTARSPARRYSMYKHSPVITAVSLLHLLPLLLMWMPPVCAENGNVTVKVLSMMYSLGFTTPEVNAINAGFDASLSAHSWKTGSGATISVIRPPSPNATIEDIFQQGVKQSKDELLVVFGPLGTNHVSWVSDKLKEHDLVALAPVAYSSEVRGWNPHLYFISVEPNAELLALIRYAVVYLRVPRIGMMHVKSSTASMGPYEFTVQILEMMGRHLCGVFVVKESENQNISEDDLNTRWRQFVATRPQAILLFSSLGNTAKWFIKKVAQDNRTANAYLLSTSLQQNFLINMWREALVLANRTFTPGQLITTGTVPLANDTRFSLIQRFQRDVNNYLDTNTDWKGFAKPDHYLEDDNAGEMMVYGWLAGEVLFQALNNAPQLTNRTSFMESLYKQRRYVIDDLVVGDFGGECNEAVALQGAMCKCNQGGSMVYMKSIMDGFRPAPLWEGHLTWGVSECSSANVHVGAPLSGLFLLLADNKIALRASRKWFLGAEVHGKEAENIDNRIFFHPLTVSSENVTQSLEQVQDNRDVSAVFGIMPGGLLDRKDLVFISPMTLRPRMKLFRRNVIHLLPVLAQQLYVLAVYLSNTSSRGVNALIRSEQAGEISSLLYKSLVTFGVPLDSSKTLGDGDPISSYLSGNGDVFTIGLTLTDVAAVARHLQTHRRARVFIPFNDLAMYYDEFVAAFNASKESIASSERLLFATSFPHWAKKNTKSDVVASFHRIVNESHWDPLTFLGFVTTRLLQVILPNMRKVNAELLADRIYTESNIKVDDMRFGPFSDVECVSGTSVSANECASNFGATNISVWSMARVLNSSVPILQRGMTPSMDYIISGGSRLTGSQIAGIGIGCIAGLIPFIALGVLLRITLRNARDNNLAPKEPTDPVTLIFTDIESSTALWAAHPELMPDAVATHHYLIRSLIGRYKCYEVKTVGDSFMIASKSPFAAVQLAQELQLCFLQHDWGTNAVDDSYQQFEQQRAEEDEMYTPPTARLDPKVYSRLWNGLRVRVGIHTGLCDIRHDEVTKGYDYYGRTPNMAARTESVANGGQVLITGSTYLSLSAEEREQIDVTALGGVPLRGVPDPVEMYQLNAVPGRNFAALRLEREIEDEEDVGTGSSASESSFNECGLTATAQQVAGCIDALIGAFPVIQRQKMLATFCERWHVKKPPGVDAWNEASCRCVTRRIAAKVGCVMDFGTRSSSSSVTSLERGGSLFSPGGATVATVASSSNFSYVEGKRGATDLIDLESVGSTC from the coding sequence ATGAGTTGGCAGgaaggtggtggaagaggatGTGTGTGCCCTCATGGAAACTGCAGGCGGAACCTTACCGCAAGGAGCCCTGCAAGGCGTTACAGCATGTACAAGCACTCACCTGTCATTACTGCTGTATCACTGCTACACttgttgcctttgctacTCATGTGGATGCCACCTGTGTGCGCAGAAAACGGTAATGTGACGGTAAAAGTGCTATCCATGATGTACAGCCTCGGTTTCACCACTCCTGAAGTTAACGCCATTAATGCCGGCTTTGACGCATCACTGAGTGCCCACAGCTGGAAGACGGGCTCCGGTGCGACAATATCTGTCATCCGTCCCCCATCACCCAATGCGACAATCGAGGACATATTTCAGCAGGGggtgaaacaaagcaaagacGAGTTATTAGTTGTATTCGGGCCCCTGGGTACTAATCACGTCTCGTGGGTCAGTGATAAACTAAAGGAACATGATCTTGTTGCCCTAGCTCCCGTTGCGTACTCCAGTGAGGTCCGTGGTTGGAACCCTCACCTTTATTTCATAAGTGTCGAACCCAATGCTGAACTCCTCGCCCTCATTCGTTATGCTGTTGTTTACCTCCGTGTCCCACGAATAGGtatgatgcacgtgaagagCAGCACCGCCAGTATGGGACCGTATGAGTTTACTGTGCAGATATTGGAAATGATGGGTCGCCATTTATGTGGAGTGTTCGTTGTGAAGGAGAGTGAGAATCAAAATATCTCTGAGGATGATTTGAACACCAGGTGGAGACAATTTGTTGCTACGCGCCCACAGGCtatattgttgttttcatcccTGGGTAATACAGCAAAGTGGTTCATCAAGAAGGTAGCACAGGACAACCGCACTGCCAATGCGTATCTTCTTTCTACTTCACTACAGCAAAATTTTTTGATCAACATGTGGCGTGAGGCATTGGTGTTAGCTAATCGTACATTCACTCCTGGACAGCTAATCACAACTGGAACAGTGCCGCTCGCTAACGATACTCGGTTCTCACTGATTCAGCGCTTCCAGCGTGATGTGAACAACTACCTGGATACAAACACTGACTGGAAGGGCTTTGCGAAACCCGATCACTACCTTGAGGACGACAACGCAGGTGAGATGATGGTGTATGGGTGGCTTGCAGGAGAAGTTCTCTTCCAGGCTCTGAATAACGCTCCACAGCTGACGAACCGTACGTCATTCATGGAATCTCTGTACAAGCAGCGTCGCTACGTGATTGATGACcttgtggttggtgactttggtggtgagtgcaaTGAGGCCGTTGCATTACAGGGTGCCATGTGTAAATGCAATCAAGGTGGCAGTATGGTATATATGAAGAGTATAATGGATGGCTTCCGACCAGCGCCTTTGTGGGAGGGACATCTAACGTGGGGTGTATCAGAGTGCTCGAGTGCCAATGTGCATGTGGGTGCGCCATTGAGTGgcctctttttgcttctcgcAGATAATAAAATTGCATTACGTGCGAGCAGGAAGTGGTTCCTTGGTGCCGAGGTTCATGGCAAGGAAGCGGAGAATATTGACAATAGAATATTTTTCCATCCCCTAACAGTATCTTCAGAGAATGTGACGCAATCCCTTGAGCAAGTACAGGACAACAGGGATGTATCTGCAGTATTTGGTATCATGCCTGGAGGGCTTCTGGATCGAAAAGATTTAGTGTTCATCAGTCCTATGACACTTCGACCCCGCATGAAATTGTTTAGGAGAAACGTAATACACTTACTGCCTGTCCTTGCGCAGCAACTTTATGTGCTTGCTGTGTATCTCTCCAACACTTCTTCCAGAGGAGTAAATGCACTCATACGTAGTGAGCAAGCAGGGGAGATCAGTAGCCTGCTGTACAAGTCATTGGTTACGTTCGGTGTGCCGCTTGATTCCAGCAAGAcacttggtgatggtgacccGATATCGTCATATCTCTCGGGTAATGGAGATGTGTTTACTATTGGACTCACTCTCACTGAcgttgctgcggttgcgcGGCACCTTCAGACCCACCGCAGGGCGCGTGTATTCATTCCATTCAATGACCTTGCAATGTACTACGATGAGTTTGTAGCTGCGTTTAATGCGAGTAAAGAGTCTATTGCTAGCTCAGAGCGGCTCCTATTCGCGACGAGTTTTCCACACTGGGCAAAGAAGAACACGAAATCAGATGTGGTTGCAAGTTTCCATCGCATTGTGAATGAATCGCATTGGGATCCACTAACGTTCTTAGGTTTTGTTACCACTCGGCTGCTTCAAGTGATTCTCCCGAATATGAGGAAGGTGAATGCAGAGCTGCTGGCAGACCGCATTTACACGGAGTCCAACATCAAAGTGGATGACATGCGATTTGGACCCTTCAGTGATGTGGAATGTGTTTCTGGTACGAGTGTTTCGGCAAATGAGTGTGCCTCAAACTTTGGAGCCACAAACATTTCTGTATGGTCGATGGCGCGTGTGCTGAATTCAAGTGTGCCCATATTGCAACGCGGCATGACACCGTCTATGGATTATATCATTTCAGGAGGGAGTCGTCTCACAGGGTCACAGATAGCCGGCATAGGTATTGGGTGTATAGCCGGCTTGATACCTTTTATTGCCCTTGGTGTGCTCCTACGCATCACCCTGCGGAATGCTCGTGATAACAATCTTGCACCCAAGGAACCAACTGACCCcgtgacactaatatttactgacattgagagcagcactgcgttgtgggctgcacaccctgagctgaTGCCCGATGCCGTTGCGACACATCACTATTTGATTCGTTCACTGATTGGGAGGTATAAGTGCTACGAAGTCAAAACTGTAGGGGATTCGTTCATGATAGCGAGTAAGAGtcctttcgctgccgtccaactcgcacaggaactacagctgtgtttcttgcagCATGACTGGGGAACAAATGCAGTTGATGATTCTTACCAGCAGTTTGAGCAGCagcgtgcggaggaggacgaGATGTACACACCGCCAACTGCGCGGTTGGACCCTAAAGTGTACagtcgtttgtggaatggcctgcgtgtacgtgttggaatccacaccgGGTTATGCGACATCCGacacgatgaagtgacgaagggatatgactactatgggcggactccaaacatggcagcaaggacggagagtgtagcaaatggtggtcaggtgctgataACAGGCTCAACATACCTGTCACTGTCGgctgaggagcgtgagcaaattgATGTCACTGCACTTGGTGGTGTGCCGCTACGTGGTGTGCCCGATcctgtggaaatgtaccagttgAATGCCGTGCCTGGTCGcaactttgctgcattacggCTGGAACGTGAAATcgaggatgaagaagatgttGGAACAGGTAGTAGCGCTAGTGAGTCGAGCTTTAATGAGTGTGGTTTAACTGCCACCGCTCAACAGGTTGCTGGTTGTATTGATGCCCTCATTGGCGCATTTCCAGTTATCCAGCGACAGAAGATGCTTGCAACAttttgtgagcgttggcATGTTAAGAAGCCCCCAGGGGTGGATGCTTGGAATGAAGCCAGTTGTCGCTGTGTTACCCGTCGGATTGCTGCAAAGGTGGGTTGTGTTATGGATTTTGGAACGAGGAGCTCCTCCAGCAGTGTGACATCATTGGAAAGGGGTGGAAGTCTCTTTTCACCTGGAGGAGCTACTGTTGCAACGGTTGCTTCATCTTCAAACTTTTCCTATGTTGAGGGAAAACGTGGCGCCACTGATTTGATTGACCTGGAAAGTGTTGGTAGTACCTGTTAA